The following are encoded in a window of Nitrosomonadales bacterium genomic DNA:
- a CDS encoding class I SAM-dependent methyltransferase: MSNPETRYLDTCPVGCAAPLETTQYVLPEGALLRCSACGQLVSQCSEEHYWQSMQEFDDPQGTLPVAGSEQRRVRRSRKFLDRIAKLLDRAPGEIRLLDVGCSSGAFLHTAVALGFQAEGVEPAPKAATTAQAAGLKVHQGLLQDAGYADGQFDAVTLFEVIEHLKHPQELLRECRRILRPGGILLVGTGNAASWSMGAMGADWEYLSIAKHGGHVSFYTPDSLGRLAQQTGFSVAAIHTRGVRFREKGTCAAPLYRIAKVAGEMMNVLGAWLDKGHDMAVYLRRE, from the coding sequence ATGAGCAATCCTGAAACACGTTATCTGGACACCTGCCCGGTGGGCTGCGCCGCACCGCTGGAAACCACGCAGTATGTCCTGCCCGAAGGCGCGCTGCTGCGCTGCAGCGCATGCGGACAACTGGTCAGCCAGTGCAGCGAAGAACATTATTGGCAATCGATGCAGGAATTCGACGACCCGCAGGGCACGCTGCCGGTCGCCGGGTCGGAGCAGCGCCGTGTCCGGCGCAGCAGGAAATTCCTCGACCGGATCGCGAAACTGCTCGACCGTGCGCCCGGCGAGATCCGCCTGCTGGATGTCGGGTGTTCCAGCGGGGCGTTCCTGCATACCGCCGTCGCGCTCGGGTTCCAGGCGGAAGGCGTGGAGCCTGCGCCCAAAGCCGCCACCACGGCGCAGGCCGCCGGGCTGAAGGTGCATCAGGGGCTGTTGCAGGACGCGGGTTATGCCGATGGGCAGTTCGATGCCGTCACGCTGTTCGAGGTGATCGAACATCTCAAACACCCGCAGGAACTGCTGCGGGAATGCCGGCGCATCCTGCGGCCGGGCGGCATCCTGCTGGTCGGTACCGGCAATGCGGCAAGCTGGAGCATGGGGGCGATGGGCGCGGACTGGGAATACCTGAGCATCGCGAAACATGGCGGGCATGTCAGTTTCTATACGCCGGATTCGCTGGGCAGGCTGGCGCAACAAACGGGTTTTTCCGTTGCCGCCATCCATACCCGCGGGGTGCGCTTCCGCGAGAAAGGCACCTGTGCCGCGCCGCTCTACCGCATCGCGAAGGTTGCCGGCGAGATGATGAACGTGCTGGGCGCCTGGCTGGACAAGGGACACGACATGGCCGTGTATCTGAGACGCGAGTGA